A window of Variovorax sp. HW608 genomic DNA:
CCGCCACGGTGAGCGCGCTGGCCGACTGGCTGACGGCGAATGCGGCGCGCGACGGGCGCAGGAGCGAGCCGCCGCCCGACGACCGCATCACGCGTTCAGCCTGGTTCATCCGCAAACACCGCGAGGTCGCTGCCGCCACCTGGAAGCTGCCGAGCGTCAGGAGCGCCGCGAACTGCGCGGCCTGCCACACCCAAGCCGATCAAGGAGATTTCAATGAACACCATGTCCGCATCCCCCGATGAGCGTCCCGCACCCGGGAAGGGGGCCGCAAGGGTCCTCGTTTGGGACCTGCCGGTGCGCGTCTTCCACTGGCTCATCGTGCTGTGCTTCGCCGGCGCCTACCTCACTGCCGAGCAGGAGCGCTGGCGCCTGGTCCACGTGACGCTCGGGTACACGCTGGCGGGCCTCGTCGCGTTCCGCCTGTTGTGGGGCGTGATCGGCACGCGCCACGCGCGCTTTTCGAGCTTCGTGCGCGGGCCGCGCGCCACCGTGGCCTA
This region includes:
- a CDS encoding diheme cytochrome c — protein: MSARRLGWVGLAVALLGAQVWADEGARSARVPLLPKYTQECAACHIAYPPGLMPAASWQRVTANLPRHYGTDALLDPATVSALADWLTANAARDGRRSEPPPDDRITRSAWFIRKHREVAAATWKLPSVRSAANCAACHTQADQGDFNEHHVRIPR